One genomic segment of Gemmatimonadaceae bacterium includes these proteins:
- a CDS encoding aspartate aminotransferase family protein has translation MSSAPTVSASALDIDVADLSLEELWMPFTANRAFKRAPRLLTEAKGMYYTAVDGRRILDGTAGLWCVNAGHCREPIARAIAEQAARMDYAPGFQMGHPLEFELASRLTDILPGKLDHVFFANSGSEAVDSALKIALAYWQAKGEPTRTKLIGRLRAYHGVGFGGISVGGIDTNKKQFAGQLLPNVDHLPHTHDPARNAFSRGQPEHGKELADQLETVVQKHGASTIAAVIIEPMAGSTGVLIPPKGYLERLREICTRHGILLIFDEVITGFGRLGAPFAADYFGVEPDVMTVAKGITNAAVPMGAVFVRRGVYETIVNATEQGIEFFHGYTYSGHPLACAAALATLGVYRDEGLFERAASLAPYFEDAVHSLRVAPHVVDIRNLGVVAGIELASRPGKAGARAFEVFTRCFQDENVLIRTTGDIIALSPPLIVEEGQIDEIIDAVAKTLKRVE, from the coding sequence ATGTCCAGCGCACCGACCGTCTCCGCCTCCGCCCTCGACATCGACGTCGCCGACCTGTCCCTCGAGGAGCTCTGGATGCCCTTCACGGCGAACCGCGCGTTCAAGCGCGCGCCGCGCCTGCTCACCGAGGCAAAAGGGATGTACTACACCGCAGTCGACGGCCGACGCATCCTCGATGGGACGGCGGGACTCTGGTGCGTGAACGCCGGCCACTGCCGCGAGCCGATCGCGCGGGCGATCGCCGAGCAAGCGGCACGGATGGATTACGCGCCGGGATTCCAGATGGGACATCCCCTCGAGTTCGAGCTGGCGTCCCGACTAACAGATATTTTGCCGGGGAAGCTCGACCACGTCTTCTTCGCCAACTCCGGCTCGGAGGCAGTGGACAGCGCGCTCAAGATCGCGCTCGCGTATTGGCAGGCGAAGGGCGAGCCGACGCGGACGAAGCTCATCGGCCGACTGCGTGCATACCATGGCGTCGGTTTCGGTGGGATCTCCGTCGGCGGCATCGATACGAACAAGAAGCAGTTCGCGGGCCAGCTCCTGCCTAACGTCGACCACCTGCCGCACACGCACGATCCGGCTCGAAATGCCTTCTCGCGGGGACAGCCGGAGCATGGGAAGGAGCTTGCGGACCAACTGGAGACGGTCGTCCAGAAGCACGGCGCGTCGACGATCGCGGCGGTAATCATCGAGCCCATGGCCGGATCGACCGGAGTGCTGATTCCACCGAAGGGATACCTCGAGCGGCTGCGGGAGATCTGCACGAGGCACGGCATCCTCCTGATCTTCGACGAAGTGATCACGGGCTTCGGCCGGCTCGGAGCGCCCTTCGCCGCGGACTATTTCGGGGTCGAGCCGGACGTGATGACGGTCGCCAAGGGCATCACGAATGCCGCGGTGCCGATGGGCGCGGTGTTCGTCCGGCGGGGCGTTTATGAAACGATCGTCAATGCAACCGAGCAGGGGATCGAATTTTTTCACGGCTATACCTACTCGGGACACCCTCTCGCCTGTGCTGCGGCGCTGGCGACGTTGGGCGTTTATCGCGACGAGGGGCTGTTCGAGCGCGCGGCGTCCCTCGCGCCGTACTTCGAGGACGCGGTGCACTCACTGCGCGTCGCGCCGCATGTGGTGGACATTCGGAATCTCGGCGTCGTCGCCGGCATCGAGCTGGCGTCGCGGCCGGGGAAAGCGGGCGCGCGCGCGTTCGAGGTGTTCACGCGGTGCTTCCAGGATGAGAATGTGCTCATCAGGACGACTGGCGATATCATCGCGCTGTCCCCGCCACTGATCGTCGAGGAGGGGCAGATCGACGAGATCATCGACGCGGTAGCGAAGACGCTCAAGCGGGTCGAGTGA
- a CDS encoding ankyrin repeat domain-containing protein yields MPTRTLPPRPDLAQLKRQANELLKLQREKKASVIARIAATHPRFKQHPPERAFASPFALADAQLVIAREYGYPSWASLKHDVEATRRVAPFTQHPRFAEAVGAIVAGDLQRLRVLLDAHPELVRARTNLEPPFHYFTGATLLHHLAWNPSREEPVPPNVVDIARLLLDRGADPDALTLGRSIGTTMGLIVTSRMASEANSSGPLIDLLRDRGAKLDLGNSETVIPDWGKRNVLHVALSNYGIRAAQKLIELGAKPDICSAAALGRMDLVRGFFDSNGELTSRPRRDGAPMPARDAIGLALLFAYVNHHPDVVDFLLEKDGNWNMTGVNNGAAMHRAAWSGDLTMVQRLVARGADFTNRDNPFNSTPLSWAQHNKQQAVFDWLRAQCAIDIHDAASFDLREHVEARLHEDPASIDKRLDQWEAPQCTPLYWAAWTRLSDVDGAHELDESKRIGLVRLLLDHGADPNIIAGDGNAPLDVALGAGAANIAALIESRGGRRAADL; encoded by the coding sequence ATGCCCACTCGCACCCTCCCGCCCCGTCCCGATCTCGCGCAACTCAAGCGCCAGGCAAACGAGCTCCTGAAGCTCCAGCGCGAGAAGAAGGCGTCCGTCATCGCGCGGATTGCCGCCACTCACCCGAGATTCAAGCAGCACCCTCCAGAGAGAGCGTTCGCATCACCTTTCGCCCTCGCCGACGCGCAGCTCGTCATCGCCCGCGAGTACGGATACCCAAGTTGGGCTTCTCTGAAGCACGACGTCGAGGCCACACGCCGGGTCGCGCCATTCACGCAGCACCCGCGATTTGCCGAGGCCGTCGGCGCCATCGTCGCGGGCGATCTGCAGCGGCTCCGCGTGTTGCTCGACGCGCATCCCGAGCTCGTGCGCGCGCGAACGAACCTCGAGCCGCCGTTCCACTACTTCACCGGCGCGACGCTGCTTCACCATCTGGCGTGGAATCCCAGCCGGGAGGAGCCCGTACCGCCTAACGTCGTCGACATCGCGCGGCTCCTCCTCGATCGCGGCGCCGATCCGGACGCGCTCACCCTCGGCCGCAGCATTGGCACGACGATGGGATTGATCGTCACGAGCCGGATGGCGAGCGAGGCGAACAGCTCCGGACCGCTCATCGATCTGCTGCGTGACAGAGGCGCCAAGCTCGATCTCGGGAATTCGGAGACCGTGATTCCAGACTGGGGAAAACGAAATGTCCTCCACGTTGCGCTCTCCAACTATGGGATTCGCGCCGCGCAGAAGCTCATCGAGCTCGGCGCGAAGCCGGATATCTGTTCCGCGGCGGCGCTCGGTCGCATGGATCTCGTGCGCGGCTTCTTCGACAGCAACGGAGAACTGACCTCGCGGCCGCGTCGTGACGGCGCGCCGATGCCGGCGCGGGACGCGATCGGCCTCGCGCTATTGTTCGCGTACGTGAATCACCATCCCGATGTCGTCGATTTCCTGCTCGAGAAAGACGGCAACTGGAACATGACGGGCGTCAATAACGGCGCGGCCATGCATCGCGCGGCATGGAGTGGTGACCTCACGATGGTCCAGCGGCTCGTCGCCCGCGGCGCCGACTTCACCAATCGCGACAACCCCTTCAATTCGACGCCGCTCTCGTGGGCGCAGCACAACAAACAGCAAGCGGTGTTCGACTGGTTGCGGGCGCAGTGCGCGATCGACATACACGACGCCGCGAGTTTCGACCTCCGAGAGCACGTCGAAGCGCGCCTGCACGAGGATCCGGCGTCGATCGACAAGCGCCTCGATCAGTGGGAGGCGCCCCAGTGCACGCCTCTGTACTGGGCCGCATGGACTCGCCTCAGCGACGTCGACGGCGCGCACGAGCTCGATGAATCAAAGCGAATCGGCCTCGTTAGGCTGTTGCTCGATCATGGCGCCGACCCAAACATCATCGCGGGCGATGGCAATGCTCCACTCGATGTCGCCCTCGGCGCGGGCGCAGCGAATATCGCTGCGCTCATCGAGTCACGTGGAGGAAGGAGAGCCGCGGACCTCTGA
- a CDS encoding MATE family efflux transporter translates to MSSEFSEALDPGAAVAAQAPPVESFWSGVREALRGSRRDYTQGPIGRAILVLAVPMVLEMVMESVFAVCDVFFVSRLGADAVATVGLTESMLTIIYSIAMGLAIGATAMVARRTGERDADGAARAAVQAIVLGALIASALGIAGGIMAPQLLRMMGASPSVLATGTTYARIMYGGNATIVLLFLVNAIFRGAGDAAIAMRVLWLANAINIALGPCLIFGLGPFPALGVKGAAIATNIGRGTGALFALSRLLLGRRGRVTITRKQLRLQPAVMLRMIRLSASGTLQTIIGTASWIGLIRILSSFGSGVLAGYTIGIRVIIFALLPSWGLANAGATMVGQALGAKKPERAERAVWIAGFYNMCFLGAIGLLFVSFAGPIANIFTSDPLVVPYAVDALRIIALGFLFYAYGMVLAAAFNGAGDTMTPTILNVVVFWLWEIPLAFVLAETLHFGPRGVYLSVTVAFSTLAVLSALIFRRGKWKTRTV, encoded by the coding sequence ATGTCGTCGGAATTCAGCGAAGCACTCGATCCAGGCGCGGCAGTCGCCGCGCAAGCGCCGCCGGTGGAAAGTTTCTGGTCGGGCGTGCGGGAGGCGCTGCGCGGCTCGCGGCGTGACTACACCCAGGGTCCGATTGGTCGAGCGATACTCGTTCTCGCCGTGCCAATGGTCCTGGAGATGGTGATGGAGAGCGTGTTCGCCGTCTGCGACGTGTTCTTCGTCTCGCGGCTCGGCGCCGACGCGGTAGCGACCGTTGGCCTCACCGAGTCCATGCTCACGATCATCTATTCGATCGCGATGGGACTCGCGATCGGCGCGACAGCTATGGTCGCGCGCCGAACCGGCGAGCGCGATGCGGACGGAGCGGCGCGCGCCGCCGTGCAAGCCATCGTGCTCGGCGCGCTCATCGCGTCGGCGCTCGGTATTGCTGGCGGCATCATGGCGCCGCAGCTCCTGCGTATGATGGGCGCATCGCCGAGCGTGCTCGCGACCGGCACGACGTACGCGCGCATCATGTACGGCGGCAACGCGACGATTGTTCTTCTGTTTCTCGTGAACGCGATCTTCCGCGGCGCAGGCGACGCGGCGATCGCGATGCGGGTGCTCTGGCTCGCAAATGCAATCAACATCGCGCTGGGTCCGTGCTTGATCTTCGGACTCGGTCCTTTTCCCGCGCTCGGCGTCAAGGGCGCAGCCATCGCGACGAACATCGGCCGCGGGACGGGCGCGCTGTTCGCGTTGAGCCGGCTCCTGCTCGGGCGCAGGGGGCGGGTCACAATCACGCGCAAGCAGCTTCGTCTCCAGCCCGCGGTGATGCTGCGGATGATCCGGCTCTCGGCGAGCGGGACGCTGCAGACCATCATCGGAACGGCAAGCTGGATCGGGTTGATTCGCATCCTCTCATCGTTCGGCAGCGGCGTGCTCGCCGGCTACACGATCGGGATCCGCGTGATCATCTTTGCGCTGCTGCCGTCGTGGGGACTGGCGAACGCGGGCGCAACGATGGTGGGCCAGGCGTTAGGCGCGAAGAAACCGGAGCGCGCCGAGCGCGCGGTGTGGATCGCCGGTTTCTACAACATGTGCTTCCTCGGCGCGATCGGGCTGCTGTTCGTCTCGTTCGCCGGGCCCATTGCCAATATCTTCACCAGTGACCCGCTCGTGGTTCCTTACGCGGTGGACGCGTTGCGCATCATTGCATTGGGTTTCCTGTTCTACGCCTACGGAATGGTGCTGGCGGCGGCCTTCAATGGCGCGGGCGATACGATGACGCCGACGATCCTGAATGTCGTCGTGTTCTGGTTGTGGGAGATTCCACTTGCGTTCGTGCTCGCGGAGACGCTGCATTTCGGGCCGCGCGGAGTCTACCTCTCGGTGACGGTCGCGTTCTCGACGCTGGCGGTGCTGAGTGCGTTGATCTTCAGGCGAGGAAAGTGGAAGACGAGGACTGTCTGA
- a CDS encoding amino acid permease codes for MADTSPPLRRTIGPLQATAMVVGTIIGASIFVQPSTVTGAVPSVVGIIAVWILAGLLTLGGSLIAAELASAFPVTGGVYVYFTRAFSPALGFLWGWAMFWTMHTGIIAVIAMIFARYLGVLVPLTDLGQRVVAAGAVVVLSAVNYIGVRQGSGLQTALTAAKVFAIAAVVVAAFALGPNVAVPGAAPAPVSARGFLLAVAAGLFAFGGWHMVTYAAGETIEPQRTIPRALVAGTMIVTACYVLLNTAYLHVLPLGRVAESTRVAADAADAVLGRGGAVLMAVLVVVSTFGALSGIVLAGPRAYLAMANDGLIFRRLGDVHPRYQTPHRAIALQAVWACVLVATGTYRVLVARVVYSEWIFFSLMAIGLLQLRKRGGFAPVFRAPLGAVLPVAFAATALLVATNQIVAAPMDSLTGLVLILIGWPAYRIWVRRTVTSNPLVADGN; via the coding sequence ATGGCTGACACGAGCCCTCCGCTTCGCCGAACGATTGGTCCGCTACAGGCGACCGCGATGGTCGTCGGCACGATCATCGGCGCTTCGATTTTCGTTCAGCCGTCGACCGTCACGGGCGCCGTTCCCTCCGTCGTCGGTATCATTGCCGTCTGGATCCTCGCCGGCCTCCTCACGTTGGGCGGCTCGCTCATCGCCGCCGAACTGGCGTCGGCCTTTCCCGTCACGGGCGGCGTCTACGTCTATTTCACGCGCGCCTTCTCGCCCGCCCTCGGCTTTCTCTGGGGCTGGGCGATGTTCTGGACGATGCACACCGGCATCATCGCCGTCATCGCGATGATTTTTGCACGCTACCTCGGCGTGCTCGTGCCGCTGACCGATCTCGGCCAGCGCGTCGTCGCCGCCGGAGCGGTCGTCGTGCTCTCCGCGGTGAACTACATCGGCGTTAGGCAGGGAAGCGGCCTTCAGACCGCGCTCACCGCAGCGAAGGTGTTCGCGATCGCGGCGGTCGTCGTTGCCGCGTTCGCGCTCGGGCCGAATGTCGCCGTGCCAGGCGCGGCTCCGGCGCCCGTATCCGCGCGTGGCTTTCTCCTCGCCGTCGCCGCGGGCCTGTTCGCCTTCGGCGGTTGGCACATGGTAACGTACGCGGCGGGTGAGACGATCGAGCCGCAACGTACGATCCCCCGCGCTTTGGTCGCGGGGACGATGATCGTCACGGCGTGTTACGTTCTGCTCAACACGGCGTACCTGCACGTGCTGCCGCTCGGGCGAGTCGCGGAATCGACGCGTGTTGCCGCCGACGCCGCCGACGCGGTGCTTGGCCGCGGCGGCGCGGTGCTGATGGCAGTGCTTGTCGTCGTCTCGACCTTCGGCGCCCTCAGCGGCATCGTGCTCGCGGGCCCGCGCGCGTATCTCGCGATGGCCAACGACGGGCTGATCTTCCGACGGCTCGGCGACGTCCACCCACGCTATCAGACGCCGCACCGCGCGATCGCCCTCCAGGCCGTCTGGGCGTGCGTGCTCGTCGCGACAGGCACCTATCGGGTGCTGGTCGCGCGCGTCGTGTACTCGGAGTGGATTTTCTTCTCGCTGATGGCGATCGGGCTGCTTCAGCTACGGAAGCGAGGGGGCTTCGCCCCGGTGTTTCGCGCACCGTTAGGCGCAGTGCTTCCCGTCGCCTTTGCCGCCACGGCGCTGCTCGTCGCCACGAATCAGATCGTCGCGGCGCCCATGGACAGCCTAACGGGGCTCGTCCTCATCCTCATCGGCTGGCCCGCCTACCGGATCTGGGTCCGCCGAACCGTCACCTCCAATCCCCTCGTCGCCGATGGTAATTGA
- a CDS encoding amidohydrolase family protein: protein MVIDVHNHFYPPEYLEALRDKDSVVRVTIDEAGNPCVHYPGDYNVAVRGHRDIAYRAEVLARDGVDTQIISLTTPGTHVEPPARAVKLARLVNDAFAAIVRERGPRFAALATLPLCDPAASVAELRRAVEQLHFSGAMLFSNVNGDALADSRFEPLYAEANRLGAVMHIHPTSPVGVEAMTDFWLMPLVGFLMDTTLAAAKLVFAGVPERYPRIKWVLGHLGGAIPYLAERLDRGWRAFGECRTQITHPPSEYLRRFYFDTVNFDARALRFAADFGGVSQLLGGSDYPHAIGSIDLMKESIASAAFSPSERAQILAGNAAGVYRTN from the coding sequence ATGGTAATTGACGTCCACAACCACTTCTATCCGCCCGAATACCTCGAGGCGCTGCGCGACAAGGACAGCGTCGTCCGCGTGACGATCGACGAAGCGGGCAATCCCTGCGTCCACTATCCCGGCGACTACAACGTCGCCGTGCGCGGCCATCGCGACATCGCCTATCGCGCCGAGGTCCTCGCGCGCGACGGCGTCGATACGCAGATCATTTCCCTAACCACACCGGGAACGCACGTCGAGCCACCAGCGCGTGCGGTGAAGCTTGCGCGGCTGGTCAACGACGCGTTCGCGGCGATCGTGCGTGAACGAGGGCCACGCTTCGCCGCGCTGGCGACGCTCCCGTTGTGCGATCCGGCGGCCTCCGTCGCCGAGCTGCGGCGCGCCGTCGAGCAATTGCACTTCTCCGGAGCGATGCTCTTCAGCAATGTGAACGGCGACGCGCTCGCCGACTCGCGCTTCGAGCCACTCTACGCCGAAGCGAATCGCTTGGGCGCCGTGATGCACATTCATCCGACGAGCCCCGTCGGCGTCGAAGCGATGACGGATTTCTGGCTCATGCCGCTCGTCGGCTTCCTGATGGACACGACGCTCGCGGCAGCGAAGCTCGTCTTCGCGGGAGTGCCGGAGCGATATCCGCGCATCAAGTGGGTGCTCGGCCATCTCGGCGGCGCGATTCCGTATCTCGCCGAGCGTCTCGACCGCGGGTGGCGCGCATTCGGTGAATGTCGAACGCAAATCACGCATCCGCCGAGCGAGTATTTACGGCGATTCTATTTCGACACGGTGAACTTCGATGCCAGGGCGCTGCGATTTGCGGCGGATTTCGGAGGCGTGAGTCAGCTCCTCGGCGGCAGCGATTACCCGCATGCGATCGGTAGCATCGATCTCATGAAGGAAAGCATCGCGAGTGCGGCGTTCTCGCCGAGCGAACGAGCGCAGATCCTTGCGGGGAATGCGGCGGGTGTCTATCGGACCAATTGA
- a CDS encoding peptidase dimerization domain-containing protein yields MRTFVVRLTLLALLAPGSVIAQETPTERDAARSVVKQLDDLEHSLDVNTLVSRLTGPSAGRDAVVARAKALMDNELIALGDDITRHPEIGFEETRSVQLLVDYLKKHDFDVQMGVAGLKTAFVARYTKSSGSPNLGIILEYDALRGTKGAFHGDQHSTQGPIGIAAAVAIAEYLTKTKTPGSVVVFGTPGEEMMPPNAKTVMYDAGVFNGIDVLVRSHSTSATSRAAPGFGTCCMNIDGAKYTFYGAPAHQLTAWNGRNALEAVIHLFNNIDAIRSNLRPEARIQGVITEGGAAPNVVPDKTAADFYIRYPDEVYLAQETEMVDNAARAAALATGTEVKIDHYGHNRDGVGVATLDELAFAYMKKYGATGVLPEPGKPQGYEETGSVSSNIPGVGFSAKSSNAPNHTYEMEADALTDVGHHGFVVDAQAMTALLFDFATHPEYRAAVKKEFDTIKGLHNEYLDALRRVYVVPKVVGAR; encoded by the coding sequence ATGCGCACGTTCGTCGTGAGGCTCACGTTGCTCGCGTTGCTCGCCCCTGGTTCCGTCATCGCCCAGGAGACGCCCACGGAGCGCGACGCAGCTCGTTCCGTCGTGAAGCAACTCGATGACCTCGAACACTCGCTCGATGTCAACACACTCGTCTCGCGCCTCACCGGCCCGAGTGCGGGGCGCGATGCCGTCGTTGCGCGCGCAAAGGCGCTGATGGACAACGAGCTTATCGCACTCGGCGATGACATTACACGGCACCCGGAAATCGGCTTCGAGGAGACGCGATCGGTGCAGCTCCTCGTGGACTATCTCAAGAAGCACGATTTCGACGTGCAGATGGGCGTGGCTGGTCTCAAGACCGCCTTCGTTGCGCGCTACACGAAGTCATCCGGCTCGCCGAATCTTGGCATCATCCTCGAATACGACGCCTTACGAGGCACGAAGGGCGCTTTCCACGGCGATCAACACTCCACACAGGGACCGATCGGCATCGCCGCGGCGGTCGCCATCGCGGAGTATCTCACGAAGACGAAGACGCCGGGGTCCGTTGTCGTATTCGGGACGCCGGGTGAGGAGATGATGCCGCCTAACGCCAAGACCGTGATGTACGATGCGGGCGTCTTCAACGGGATCGACGTCCTCGTCCGCAGCCATTCGACCAGTGCCACGAGCCGTGCCGCGCCCGGCTTCGGTACGTGCTGCATGAATATCGACGGCGCGAAGTACACCTTTTATGGCGCGCCCGCGCACCAGCTCACGGCGTGGAACGGCCGCAACGCGCTCGAGGCAGTTATTCATCTTTTCAACAATATCGATGCGATTCGGAGCAACCTGCGCCCGGAGGCACGCATTCAAGGCGTGATCACCGAGGGCGGTGCGGCGCCGAATGTCGTACCCGACAAGACGGCCGCCGATTTCTATATTCGGTATCCCGACGAGGTCTACCTCGCGCAGGAGACGGAGATGGTCGACAACGCGGCGCGCGCTGCCGCGCTGGCAACGGGCACCGAGGTCAAGATCGATCACTACGGCCACAACCGCGACGGCGTGGGCGTGGCCACGCTCGACGAGCTCGCATTCGCGTACATGAAGAAGTACGGCGCGACAGGCGTGCTCCCCGAGCCGGGCAAACCGCAGGGCTACGAGGAGACGGGGAGCGTGTCGAGCAACATCCCGGGCGTTGGCTTCAGCGCCAAGTCGTCGAACGCGCCGAACCACACCTACGAGATGGAAGCGGACGCGCTCACCGATGTCGGACATCACGGCTTCGTCGTCGACGCGCAGGCGATGACCGCGCTCCTCTTCGATTTCGCGACGCATCCCGAGTACCGCGCGGCGGTGAAGAAGGAGTTCGATACGATCAAGGGATTGCATAACGAGTACCTCGACGCACTGCGGCGGGTGTACGTGGTCCCGAAGGTCGTTGGAGCTCGGTAG
- a CDS encoding Hsp20/alpha crystallin family protein, translating into MATRGSGRTEDRANTRNPSSTKGGAGGRGATAQKVEPNQQARGAPATNQSEASARGDQQRVLQTAREGGQTQRTPSSERGEITRSDRFLRPFGSLAAVSPFALMRQMMEDMDQLFANAGSWPEARGQAPQRGTQRGTQAPSLRNLWAPQVEIFERGNNIVVRAELPGLNKDDVDVEVEDNALVIRGERHSDVEDEHEGYYRSERSYGSFYRAIPLPEGVDPNACNATFKDGVLEVTVTKPAPQESRAKKINVR; encoded by the coding sequence ATGGCAACACGAGGCAGCGGCAGAACCGAGGACCGAGCCAACACCCGCAACCCGAGCTCGACGAAGGGAGGGGCAGGGGGAAGGGGAGCGACCGCGCAAAAAGTGGAACCGAACCAGCAAGCTCGCGGTGCACCGGCGACGAATCAGAGCGAGGCGAGTGCGCGTGGTGATCAGCAGCGAGTGTTGCAGACGGCGCGCGAGGGCGGCCAGACACAGCGGACGCCCTCGAGTGAACGTGGTGAGATTACCCGCAGCGATCGCTTCCTCCGTCCGTTCGGTTCACTCGCGGCAGTGAGCCCATTCGCGCTGATGCGCCAGATGATGGAGGACATGGATCAGCTCTTCGCCAACGCGGGCTCGTGGCCCGAGGCGCGTGGTCAAGCGCCTCAGCGGGGCACCCAACGCGGCACGCAGGCGCCGTCACTGCGCAATCTCTGGGCGCCGCAGGTCGAGATCTTCGAACGCGGGAACAACATCGTCGTGCGCGCCGAGTTGCCGGGTCTGAACAAGGACGACGTCGACGTCGAAGTCGAGGACAACGCGCTCGTCATTCGCGGTGAGCGGCACAGCGACGTCGAGGACGAGCACGAGGGCTACTACCGCAGCGAGCGGAGTTATGGAAGTTTTTATCGCGCGATTCCGCTTCCCGAGGGCGTGGATCCGAACGCCTGCAACGCGACATTCAAGGATGGCGTGCTCGAGGTGACGGTGACGAAGCCCGCCCCGCAGGAGTCGCGGGCGAAGAAGATCAACGTGCGGTGA
- a CDS encoding pitrilysin family protein translates to MSVYYSLRLAAAAAAVLGVSALSVVAAQQPKQAAGPASFDRATIPAPGATPELKVPTWTTMKLSNGAELIVSPRHNLPLVSVAIDFVGGSNQYEPAAKPGVGEFAGAMLSEGTTTKSGDDISNALQLLGTGVRISVGGENGAISFLATTDKVERVLQIVEDLLVNPSFPNDAIERYRARRLVALTQAKDRTASIASRVFPKVLYTEAHPYGRSVTEQSVQAITRDDIVSFAKAYFTPGHAIISVVGDVEPNAVRQMVERVLAPWNAGGSVPSFEYPQVPPQKTTTIYLVDKPGAAQSSFAIGLPGPSRSTSDYFALEVLNTMLGGMFQSRLNADIREQKGYSYGVGSGFSYGKGPGPFEAGGDVVTAKTDSALIEFMKQLRGIRGERPVTDDELKTAEDNLVQGLPQNFSSVRAVNGSIADIFLEQLPQDYYQHYAQNVRAVTKDDVTRVANKYIDVDHLAIVIVGDRKAIEQPLKATGIAPVVVLDLNGDPVAVP, encoded by the coding sequence ATGAGCGTTTACTATAGTCTGCGGCTCGCGGCGGCCGCCGCAGCCGTACTCGGCGTGAGTGCCCTCTCGGTCGTCGCGGCGCAACAGCCGAAGCAGGCGGCGGGGCCGGCGTCTTTTGATCGCGCGACGATCCCCGCGCCCGGCGCGACGCCGGAGCTCAAGGTGCCGACGTGGACGACGATGAAGCTATCGAACGGTGCGGAGCTGATCGTGTCACCGCGGCACAACCTGCCGCTCGTTTCTGTCGCGATCGACTTCGTCGGCGGAAGTAACCAGTACGAGCCGGCTGCGAAGCCCGGTGTCGGTGAGTTCGCCGGCGCGATGCTCAGCGAGGGCACGACGACGAAGAGCGGCGACGACATCTCGAATGCCTTGCAGCTGCTCGGCACCGGCGTCCGCATCAGCGTCGGCGGCGAGAATGGTGCGATCAGCTTCCTCGCGACGACCGACAAGGTCGAGCGCGTATTACAGATCGTCGAGGACCTGCTCGTCAATCCGTCATTCCCTAACGACGCAATCGAGCGGTATCGCGCGCGCCGGCTGGTGGCCTTGACCCAGGCGAAGGACCGCACCGCATCGATCGCCTCGCGCGTCTTCCCGAAGGTGTTGTATACAGAAGCGCATCCGTACGGTCGGTCGGTGACGGAGCAGTCGGTGCAGGCGATCACCCGCGACGATATCGTCTCCTTCGCGAAGGCGTATTTTACGCCGGGCCACGCCATCATCTCGGTCGTGGGCGACGTCGAGCCTAACGCGGTGCGTCAGATGGTCGAGCGTGTACTCGCTCCATGGAATGCCGGCGGCTCCGTCCCCAGCTTCGAGTATCCGCAGGTTCCTCCACAGAAGACGACGACGATTTACCTCGTCGACAAACCCGGCGCGGCGCAATCGAGCTTCGCGATCGGCTTACCAGGTCCGTCGCGTAGCACGTCCGACTATTTCGCACTCGAGGTGCTCAACACGATGCTCGGCGGCATGTTCCAGTCGCGACTCAACGCCGACATCCGCGAGCAGAAAGGCTACAGCTACGGCGTCGGCTCCGGTTTCTCTTACGGCAAGGGACCCGGACCGTTCGAGGCCGGCGGCGACGTCGTGACGGCGAAAACGGACAGCGCGCTGATCGAGTTCATGAAGCAGCTCAGGGGCATTCGCGGCGAACGTCCGGTGACGGACGACGAGCTGAAGACGGCAGAGGACAATCTCGTGCAAGGCTTGCCGCAGAACTTCTCGTCGGTGCGCGCGGTGAATGGCTCGATCGCCGACATCTTCCTCGAGCAGTTGCCACAGGATTACTACCAGCACTATGCGCAGAACGTGCGCGCAGTGACGAAGGACGACGTGACGCGGGTCGCGAACAAGTACATCGACGTCGATCATCTCGCGATCGTCATCGTCGGCGACCGGAAGGCGATTGAGCAACCGCTCAAGGCCACGGGCATCGCGCCAGTGGTCGTGCTGGACCTGAATGGAGATCCGGTAGCGGTGCCGTAA